The genome window CCCATCTTTCCAGTCGAACGGCTGATCGTTCCGCCGGAGCGGCAGGCGGACTGTACGAAGCACCGCACTCCCGGCGTTTCACGAGCTCCTCCAATCGAATCCTGACAAGGCACTGTTGTCTTCCGGTTCCCTTGTGCGGGAGCCGCCGTCAATCATTTTCATTGGAAGGAGCGAATTGGCTATGCCAGTCCAATCGCTGCATCGTGCGCGTTTATTGGCCTTTACGTTGGCTGTCGCCGCCGTAGGGTTCACCGTTTACACCGGTTTCAGGCATCTGGAAGGCCGGCCGCTGCAGACCCCACCGGAATCCGGAGGCCAGGCGTATACAGCGGAGAAGCCCACGGACCAACCGAGACTGCTGAGCGTTTCGAGTAATCAACTCGCTCACCTGAACATTGTCGACGCGAAAAAAGCGACGTGGTCCGTCAGTGTTCAAACCACCGGAACCGTCGATTGGGACGCCGACCATACCACTCAAGCGATCACTCAGGTCAATGGCCCCATCGCCCGGATCATTGTCGACCTCGGAACGCCCGTAAAAGCGGGCGACCCCCTGCTGTATGTGTCGAGTCCCGATGTGGCGAATGCGATTTCCGCCTATCGAAAGGCGAAAAATCGCGAGGGTCTGACGAAGCGGATCATGGATCGTCAGAAAGAATTGCTGGATCGTGGCGCCGTGGCCGTGAAGGACTATGAAAGCAACGTCGCCGACTACAACGACGCTACAACAGACGTACTGAACAGCCTGCAGGCCTTGAAGATTTTCGGCATCACCGAGCAGGAGATCGACAATGCCCAGCAGCAGGGCAAACCCATCACTCCGGAACTTGCCGTCCGTGCGCCCATCAGTGGAACGATTATTCAAAAGCTGGTTTTGCCGGGACAGTTTATTCAGGCCGGCACCACCGCGTGCTTCATGCTGAGCGATGTCTCCGTCGTGTGGGTTCAGGGACACATCTTCGACCGCGACCTGCCGTCCATTCAGCTTGGCGACGAAGTCGAAGAAAGCAATGCCGCTTTAAATCGCACCTTCCGTGGAAAGATCTCTTATATCGGCGCATTTCTCGACCCCGATACGCGCACAACTCCGGTCCGTATTGCGACGGAGAACCCCCAGGGGTTTCTTAAGAAGGACATGTTCGTCAATGCGGTGGTCCACACCAGCACCCGGAACAACATTGTCGTCGTGCCGATCGCAGCGATTCTGCGCGATGCTCAGAATGAACCGCTGGTCTATGTTCAGGCCGAGCCCGGCAAATTCGCTCAGCGATCGGTTCAGATCGGCGCTTCCCAGAATGGCGAGACCGAAATTCTGAACGGTCTGCGGGAGGGGGAGAAGGTCGTCGCCGACGGCAGTCTTTTCCTTCAATTTGCGAACTCGTATCAGTAGGAACCCTCTGGAATGATTGCGCGCATCGTCTCTGCTGCTCTCTCTCAGCGATTTCTGGTCGTCATCGCTGCCGTTGGACTCGTCATCTGGGGAGGCTTCGCTTTCCAGAAGCTTCCGATCGACGCGTATCCGGACCTTTCGCCGCCGCACGTCGAAATCGTGTCTCAGTGGCCTGGCCATGCGGCCGAAGAAGTCGAACGTCTCGTCACCATTCCGATCGAAGTCGAGATGAACGGC of Terriglobia bacterium contains these proteins:
- a CDS encoding efflux RND transporter periplasmic adaptor subunit is translated as MPVQSLHRARLLAFTLAVAAVGFTVYTGFRHLEGRPLQTPPESGGQAYTAEKPTDQPRLLSVSSNQLAHLNIVDAKKATWSVSVQTTGTVDWDADHTTQAITQVNGPIARIIVDLGTPVKAGDPLLYVSSPDVANAISAYRKAKNREGLTKRIMDRQKELLDRGAVAVKDYESNVADYNDATTDVLNSLQALKIFGITEQEIDNAQQQGKPITPELAVRAPISGTIIQKLVLPGQFIQAGTTACFMLSDVSVVWVQGHIFDRDLPSIQLGDEVEESNAALNRTFRGKISYIGAFLDPDTRTTPVRIATENPQGFLKKDMFVNAVVHTSTRNNIVVVPIAAILRDAQNEPLVYVQAEPGKFAQRSVQIGASQNGETEILNGLREGEKVVADGSLFLQFANSYQ